The following are from one region of the Fragaria vesca subsp. vesca unplaced genomic scaffold, FraVesHawaii_1.0 scf0513033, whole genome shotgun sequence genome:
- the LOC101304244 gene encoding uncharacterized protein LOC101304244: MKAEFKKTLETEAEDAEDHGINRGIFGVPSAKKAEVEGLVKQLESQNPTPDPTVNLEKHNYNSRLKKNKAGIEGLHLIGRLKAKAARFKQFSFSSGTMKSDNGFKPGTFVQIEKLLEQKLPGSGIKASPHIESRVKTLKKQYNAITDMIVTSSGFSWNDEKKMIICKKDLYDGWVKSHPAAKGMWMKPFSHFDNLGNVFGKDHANGKQAANATDYIDEIDLNNDGLEEIAEMMTTPPPVAPVAVEGQNEAPRNRKRKRTYAYVLGLTQMVGAMSKTTEAMDKLVGSLVEFDPMRQVYDKVSKVEGLSTLSKLKVSQIIMANPVKVSLLLSLPEDVKKEWVEELLQ; the protein is encoded by the exons ATGAAAGCTGAATTCAAAAAGACCTTGGAGACTGAAGCTGAAGATGCTGAAGACCATG GTATTAATAGAGGGATATTTGGAGTCCCTTCTGCTAAGAAAGCTGAGGTTGAAGGTCTGGTTAAGCAGCTGGAGTCTCAGAATCCAACTCCAGATCCTACCGTGAATTTAGAGAAG CACAATTACAATTCTAGGctcaagaagaacaaagctGGGATTGAGGGACTTCATCTCATTGGGAGGCTCAAGGCTAAGGCCGCTCGGTTTAAGCAGTTTAGCTTTAGTTCTG GAACAATGAAGAGTGACAATGGTTTCAAACCAGGAACATTTGTTCAAATTGAAAAGTTACTAGAGCAAAAGTTACCAGGTAGCGGGATCAAAGCCAGTCCACATATTGAGTCTCGGGTGAAGACTCTAAAGAAACAATATAATGCTATAACAGATATGATTGTCACCAGCAGTGGTTTTTCATGGAAtgatgagaagaaaatgatcatATGCAAAAAAGATCTGTATGACGGTTGGGTGAAG AGTCATCCAGCAGCAAAAGGAATGTGGATGAAGcctttttctcattttgacAACTTGGGAAATGTCTTTGGTAAAGATCATGCAAATGGAAAGCAAGCAGCCAATGCTACTGATTATATTGATGAGATTGATCTAAACAATGACGGCCTAGAAGAAATTGCTGAAATGATGACTACTCCTCCACCTGTAGCACCTGTAGCAGTAGAAGGTCAAAATGAAGCTCCAAGGaataggaagaggaagaggacaTATGCATATGTTCTAGGGCTGACACAAATGGTTGGTGCAATGTCTAAGACTACTGAAGCAATGGATAAGCTTGTGGGAAGTCTTGTAGAATTTGATCCCATGCGTCAAGTCTATGATAAGGTATCAAAAGTTGAAGGTTTAAGTACCTTGTCTAAACTGAAAGTAAGTCAGATTATCATGGCTAATCCTGTGAAAGTCAGTCTTCTTCTCAGTCTTCCTGAAGATGTTAAAAAAGAATGGGTGGAGGAATTGCTTCAGTAA